From Vallitalea longa, one genomic window encodes:
- a CDS encoding ABC transporter permease subunit: protein MHKNKKQATIIYIFIAAVIIMFLFTPLGKLFIYSIENENGGMFDNYSAILRDKEIITAVINSIKISFITALITTMLAFLLAYSVNCTGISKKTKKVIHIGILVPMLLPTITYGFAIIYSLGKQGLITKLFNREIIHIYGFNGLLIGYVIYTLPMAFLLINNSFDYIDKKYILVSKLMQDNFFRGFINTILRPLLGTIAGAFLISFILTFTDFGIPASIGGKYKVISTYLYQVMLGSIPDFNKGSVIAVVMLIPALVGVVLLKYLERYNFHYDKINKSQLIKNRKRDVILAVISILIIVMITSIFVVMFITPFVENYPYNMTFTTRYFTKTIMSNTVIGVFKNSILVAGLTAIIGTIVTYVSAIINTRSDIDKKLKSTIDFTAMVTNSVPGMVLGLAYLFLFNGSDLKGTFAIIILCNIIHFFTTPYLMAKNALSKMNPNWEVTGELMGDTWFKTIIRVVIPNSLTTIIEMISYLFINSMITISAVIFLVTAKTSLLTSKIKELQHYANFNEVFILSILIFITNITFKILSKIFEDKYIRVNK, encoded by the coding sequence ATGCATAAAAACAAAAAGCAAGCAACAATAATATACATATTTATCGCTGCAGTAATTATTATGTTTCTATTCACGCCTCTAGGAAAATTGTTCATCTATTCTATAGAAAATGAGAATGGAGGAATGTTCGATAATTATTCAGCTATACTTAGAGATAAAGAAATAATAACAGCCGTCATTAATAGTATCAAGATCTCATTCATCACTGCTCTAATAACCACTATGTTAGCTTTTTTACTGGCATACAGTGTAAATTGCACTGGTATATCCAAGAAAACCAAGAAAGTTATACATATAGGAATACTTGTACCCATGTTGCTGCCTACGATAACTTACGGATTCGCAATCATATATTCATTAGGAAAACAAGGGTTAATAACGAAATTGTTCAATAGAGAAATAATACATATATACGGATTTAACGGATTACTGATCGGATATGTCATCTATACATTACCTATGGCTTTTCTCCTTATCAATAATTCATTCGATTACATTGATAAAAAATATATCCTAGTATCCAAGTTGATGCAGGACAACTTTTTTAGAGGTTTCATCAATACTATTTTAAGACCCCTATTGGGAACTATTGCTGGAGCGTTCTTGATATCTTTCATATTGACATTTACTGATTTTGGGATACCAGCTTCTATAGGTGGAAAATATAAAGTGATTTCAACTTACTTGTATCAAGTCATGTTGGGGTCCATACCAGATTTCAATAAAGGTTCTGTTATAGCAGTTGTCATGCTTATTCCAGCTCTTGTGGGAGTTGTGTTGTTGAAGTATCTGGAAAGATATAATTTCCACTATGACAAGATCAATAAATCTCAACTAATAAAAAACAGGAAGAGAGATGTCATACTTGCTGTTATATCCATACTTATCATAGTGATGATTACTTCCATATTCGTAGTCATGTTCATAACACCTTTTGTAGAGAACTATCCTTACAACATGACATTCACCACTAGATATTTCACGAAAACCATAATGTCAAATACAGTAATAGGTGTATTCAAGAACTCCATATTAGTTGCAGGACTTACAGCAATAATAGGGACGATAGTGACTTATGTATCAGCCATAATCAATACTAGGTCAGACATTGACAAGAAACTGAAAAGTACAATTGATTTCACAGCCATGGTGACTAATAGCGTACCGGGAATGGTTCTTGGATTGGCTTATTTATTCTTGTTTAACGGTAGTGACCTAAAAGGAACATTCGCGATAATTATACTATGTAACATAATACATTTTTTCACTACACCATATCTAATGGCAAAAAATGCATTGTCCAAGATGAATCCCAATTGGGAAGTAACGGGAGAACTCATGGGTGATACGTGGTTTAAAACTATTATAAGAGTGGTAATACCCAATTCGTTGACTACTATTATAGAGATGATATCATACCTGTTCATCAATTCCATGATAACCATAAGTGCAGTCATATTCTTGGTAACTGCCAAGACATCTCTGTTAACGAGTAAAATAAAGGAATTACAGCATTATGCTAATTTTAATGAAGTATTCATACTGTCAATATTAATATTTATAACTAATATAACATTCAAGATCTTAAGTAAGATCTTCGAAGATAAATATATACGAGTGAACAAATAG
- a CDS encoding ABC transporter ATP-binding protein yields MLKLVNIKKKFNDKTVLDGINLEIEKGSIVSMLGPSGSGKTTLLNIILGLIPMDDGKIFFDDEDFTNIPMKNRGFNIVFQDYALFPNLNAYKNIIYSMKNNTDFVSKDELDSIIETLELTPHLKKRIEQLSGGQKQRVALARTLVTKPRILLLDEPLSALDGVIKETIKERIKLITKQYNLTTIIVTHDPEEALTMSDKVLIINDGLVSQYGTPKEIIETPQNSFIEEFILRQLKIKKDNIYDLFGECYA; encoded by the coding sequence TTGTTAAAGTTAGTAAATATAAAAAAGAAATTTAACGATAAAACAGTACTTGATGGAATAAATCTTGAAATAGAAAAAGGTTCAATAGTTTCAATGCTTGGACCAAGCGGGAGTGGAAAAACAACTCTTCTAAATATAATTCTTGGACTGATTCCCATGGATGACGGTAAAATATTTTTTGATGATGAAGATTTTACTAACATACCTATGAAAAATAGAGGATTCAACATTGTATTTCAAGATTATGCTTTGTTTCCTAATCTTAATGCTTATAAGAACATCATATACAGTATGAAGAACAATACTGATTTTGTCAGTAAAGATGAATTGGACAGTATAATAGAGACGTTAGAATTGACACCTCATCTAAAAAAACGTATCGAGCAATTATCAGGAGGACAAAAACAAAGGGTAGCATTAGCAAGAACCTTAGTAACTAAACCAAGAATACTATTGCTGGATGAACCATTGAGTGCATTGGATGGAGTCATAAAAGAAACAATCAAAGAAAGAATTAAATTGATTACCAAACAATACAATTTGACAACCATCATAGTCACTCATGATCCAGAAGAAGCATTAACCATGTCAGACAAAGTGCTTATCATCAATGATGGTTTGGTTTCACAATACGGAACACCAAAAGAAATCATAGAAACACCACAAAATAGCTTTATAGAAGAGTTTATACTAAGACAGCTGAAGATTAAGAAAGACAACATATATGATCTTTTTGGAGAATGCTATGCATAA
- the ltrA gene encoding group II intron reverse transcriptase/maturase, whose translation MKDTKKCEEGRQLHTEDYSRESKVELDGNEKVPSISLTSDRKQNDESVYDSRLLEKILDKDNMNKAFKRVKSNKGSHGIDKLTIDELLEYLQKHGDKVKQSIMEGSYIPKPVRRVEIPKDNKKMRKLGIPTVVDRVIQQSITQVLSPIFEKTFSEYSYGFRPGRSCHDALKKCKEYINDGYNWAVDMDLKAYFDTVNHDKLMGLVYKEVKDKRVLSLIRKYLQAGVMINDVVNKTAKGVPQGGNLSPLLSNIMLNELDKELELRGLRFVRYADDCNIYVKSRKAANRVMESITRYIEGKLKLTVNKEKSTVGRPWKLKFLGYSFYNVKGGVEFRVHEKSVKKLKQKIKYLTGRSRIGNIKSTYIKLKQVIVGWINYFKMAKMKNKMQMLDEWLRRRIRMCYWKQWKKIKTKFKNLQRLGIDKYKAWEFANTRKGYWRIASSPILHRTITNARLKKSGLVSLTETYARVC comes from the coding sequence TTGAAGGACACAAAGAAATGCGAAGAAGGCAGACAACTTCATACTGAAGACTATTCTCGTGAGAGTAAAGTGGAACTTGATGGTAATGAGAAAGTGCCTAGTATTTCATTGACGTCAGATAGGAAACAAAACGACGAAAGTGTATATGATAGTAGACTATTAGAGAAAATTCTTGACAAAGACAACATGAATAAAGCATTTAAAAGAGTTAAGAGCAATAAAGGAAGCCATGGAATTGATAAATTAACAATAGATGAACTTCTAGAGTATTTACAAAAACATGGTGACAAAGTAAAACAGTCTATAATGGAAGGGAGTTATATCCCTAAACCAGTTAGAAGGGTAGAAATACCAAAAGATAATAAAAAGATGCGAAAACTAGGTATACCAACAGTGGTTGACAGAGTAATCCAACAATCAATTACCCAAGTATTAAGTCCGATATTTGAGAAAACTTTCTCAGAATACAGTTATGGATTCCGTCCCGGAAGGAGTTGCCATGATGCATTGAAGAAATGTAAGGAATATATTAATGACGGTTATAACTGGGCAGTAGATATGGACCTTAAAGCATATTTTGATACAGTAAATCATGACAAACTCATGGGATTAGTTTATAAAGAAGTTAAGGACAAAAGAGTATTGAGTCTAATACGGAAATATCTACAAGCAGGAGTTATGATAAATGATGTTGTAAACAAAACGGCAAAAGGCGTACCGCAAGGGGGCAATTTATCCCCATTACTTAGTAACATCATGCTTAATGAATTAGACAAAGAATTGGAGCTTAGGGGTCTACGTTTTGTAAGATATGCAGATGACTGCAATATATACGTCAAAAGTAGGAAAGCTGCCAATCGGGTAATGGAAAGTATCACAAGATATATAGAAGGAAAGCTCAAATTAACTGTAAATAAAGAAAAGAGTACGGTTGGTAGACCATGGAAACTGAAATTTTTAGGCTATTCATTCTACAATGTAAAAGGTGGAGTGGAATTTAGAGTTCATGAAAAGTCAGTTAAGAAGCTGAAGCAGAAGATAAAATATCTAACTGGAAGAAGCAGAATAGGAAATATTAAGTCAACCTATATAAAGCTTAAACAAGTGATAGTAGGATGGATTAATTATTTCAAAATGGCTAAGATGAAAAATAAAATGCAAATGTTAGATGAATGGTTAAGAAGACGAATTCGTATGTGCTATTGGAAGCAATGGAAGAAGATTAAAACAAAGTTTAAAAATCTTCAGAGATTGGGAATAGATAAATACAAAGCATGGGAATTTGCAAACACAAGAAAAGGCTACTGGAGGATAGCCAGCAGCCCGATTCTTCATAGAACCATAACTAATGCAAGACTAAAGAAATCAGGATTAGTATCTTTAACAGAAACATATGCACGAGTATGTTAA
- a CDS encoding DUF4073 domain-containing protein has translation MIKQHKRISILVLVTMIISLLPVNTYNVSANSNTLSLPVATENTEYSELYNQLTTYINEKVVKDTSESALNNYLKDANFEKAIAQREFIRKAGVSTVEEYVDTEEKRNFMNWVLNNTEAMNLFLEGGEPTSSYPKAFDVWFEIFTKDPDSYTGYELKLAIATALRLGNGVQRWYTSRLLVTPYERYEYFKVREAEGVFPISMKTRSVWELRNTVKAPCSNWDLDYVREVIHKDRWSESSQRVRVKYPPYTANSIYKDKNGNPYSVFRASGDQFFGPDATIKEVHEIGGVCGTASKFGTITNNAFGNPGFNVGQPGHAAHVYYSPKSAGKWDLGYNISGWGKSVVGQRTYIPYTNYGDISSNRPAYWFTYEASREDEEALHKSHQLKWIATAITDYNKAQAIRKVAMQINKWNIDVWKDYVNAIKKLWNNAMEDTRIPSENMTATATSSHNSSQGASKVLDGNTKTIWHTRYGSNKAQLPQSITLSFDREYEISRFTYVPRQSGSNGRITEYNLYTSIDGENYELVSHGNWSDNSKTKTVEFEKTNAKHIKLEAIKGHGGFATASELKVYGPFEEKPITIEERYELADYIIDNLKEQPRVAYDLFRSIQNLVLNKETPREKYQEYMVKLNSMLEEAYEINNKQKQIAQEIKNVMSGNGLCLADFNFNGTNAGKLVRSKTDTEYSLDGGVSWKPITEENMKLSDEEIESITAENNIRLRLIGTNEYVTIPIKKAPSLPKIYGNDDMNKIYGLNDKVYFSIDNGETWTRYKDQASLPDLTGDVNFIVKIPGQGKTLRSEIRTFNFTSQVNPLIILPSDMESVKVDVSKITDIQKAFDGNIYSYFHTNYSENGGKMPQSVTIELKEESDIYKLEYVPRQDGNSQGRITEYNIYASNDGENFTIVSKGKWTSDNKIKTSEFNARGAKYIRFEGVKAGRNYIAAAEIRLYKTESLIPHVIFSFDGSNAGRLVGANTNMEYSIDNGSTWKDITEVNMSLTPEDFININPESIIEVRFKNTTESGEISFTACEKLPDVQGDDIENTITGLDETMEYSFDDGETWTTYNGEFNLGLRGNVNIYVRYQATGTTFASDYVALEYTAEETEIFDGRVTYKFISKATGRSLDVTYGSKEDNANIKQYRFTGSSNQTVRLVNITENQYKIVMRNSGKVLVPKDSSTDDGATLAQTTYTGNDIQKWEIVNLGNNEYEIINVATGLALTANSNKSTINISKFVHNKYQVWALNYLNKVVVPEVTFSFDGENAGKIMGSTKSMEYTIDGGQSWKSVSRDNITLTKEELSVIKPEYGIKIRIRGNAGIAAIETKDKPSIADVEADDNKNIVAGIDSSMEYSVNSGKTWTRYSESDPAIFLSDLDVLVRIAGNGVTPPGESQKLSFTSKISTPLYKEFDPMNHITVVDSQGNDISNNIQVIENTVDVNKKGMYSVSYRISDGDNEETIVKEVEVVSDVVYLSDIKYKSGKAGYRSISKDTNIGGGPIILYSKYGKDTFKKGMGAHAYSEIVYDIENKGYTDFRSYIGLNQNVYSTNSSVIYKVYVDGTLKYDSGVIASKTPYRYVDVDIRDAKEIKLVVDPNGSKGNDFSIWADAKFVSKDSAPVIEVTNVAYEKDDEIDFDEIMKNVKATDIEDGDLSSEVTYTTNYTKGSTGNFDIVYSVTDSEGYETDKNVKLIVVNSSIYVSDTDWVSAKSGWSRTKKDLTISSKPLIIWDGEKAVTYEKGIGSHAHSETVYNLEGKDYGYFTSYVGASREGNYRTSVEFKVYVDGELAAETGVMKKDTPQQFIKVNIGGAKKLKLVITDGGNGQGNDSAIWADSKFLIADGIVMAVDTSMLDEVLEEVEKLEETAYEKDSWDRLQGKISFAKSLLQIGGFDQIQVDEALEDIKSAIGELEIFVGESPVINAEDLTFYEGEHIDFDEILSEVTATDKEDGDLSSQVTYTTDYVEDELGEFEVEYNVADSHGNKTTKKVKLEVKIKFIYATDMNWTKATTAWRRVEKDKSNSGGTLRLWDGQKEVTYEKGIGTHAYSQVIYNIEGKDFKYFTSVIGVSQTANYRGSVRFEVYLDNKLVYTSEIMKKKTPCKSITIDVEGAQIIKLVVDDAGNGKGNDHANWADAKFLTTDENLDTVDIYIDEENIPEEETITEDEDSTEGEAITEGEDSIEGEEITKDEESTDSETMTEGEDSREGETITEGEDSTDSEAINEVDSSTQDETITVDKDSTESEAIKNDEDSTENEAIEEDDNSTEDEAIIENGSSSENEDNKKVEQILTENVEKVNNNVISDLEEPKDED, from the coding sequence ATGATAAAACAACACAAAAGAATAAGTATATTAGTATTGGTGACTATGATTATTTCGCTTTTGCCAGTAAACACTTACAATGTATCGGCAAATTCTAACACACTTAGTTTACCAGTAGCCACAGAAAACACAGAATACTCCGAATTATACAATCAATTAACAACTTACATTAATGAGAAAGTTGTTAAAGACACAAGTGAATCTGCCTTGAATAATTACTTAAAGGATGCTAATTTCGAAAAAGCTATAGCTCAGAGAGAGTTTATTAGAAAAGCGGGAGTTTCAACAGTTGAAGAATATGTAGATACAGAAGAAAAGAGAAATTTCATGAATTGGGTTCTTAATAATACAGAAGCTATGAATCTATTCTTGGAAGGTGGTGAGCCAACTTCCAGTTATCCCAAGGCTTTTGATGTATGGTTTGAAATTTTCACTAAAGACCCTGATTCTTATACTGGCTATGAGTTGAAATTAGCCATTGCTACTGCATTGAGGCTTGGTAATGGTGTCCAGAGATGGTATACAAGTAGACTTCTAGTAACTCCATATGAAAGATATGAGTACTTCAAAGTTCGTGAAGCCGAAGGGGTATTCCCTATAAGTATGAAAACAAGAAGTGTATGGGAATTGAGAAATACTGTAAAAGCACCTTGCAGCAACTGGGATTTAGACTATGTAAGAGAAGTGATTCACAAAGATAGATGGAGTGAATCAAGCCAAAGAGTTCGTGTTAAATATCCACCTTACACAGCCAACAGTATATATAAAGACAAAAACGGAAACCCATATAGTGTATTTAGAGCAAGTGGTGACCAATTTTTTGGACCTGATGCAACGATAAAAGAAGTACATGAAATAGGTGGAGTCTGTGGTACTGCATCCAAATTCGGTACTATCACCAACAATGCTTTCGGTAATCCGGGATTCAATGTTGGACAACCAGGTCATGCGGCTCATGTTTATTATTCACCTAAATCAGCAGGTAAATGGGATCTTGGTTACAATATATCTGGTTGGGGAAAATCAGTGGTTGGTCAACGTACTTATATTCCTTATACCAATTATGGAGATATATCTAGTAATAGACCTGCATATTGGTTTACTTATGAAGCTTCTAGAGAGGATGAAGAAGCACTTCATAAATCACATCAACTTAAGTGGATTGCTACTGCAATTACAGACTATAACAAAGCCCAAGCGATTCGTAAAGTCGCTATGCAAATCAACAAATGGAATATAGACGTTTGGAAAGATTATGTAAATGCAATCAAGAAACTCTGGAATAATGCTATGGAAGATACTAGAATACCATCAGAGAATATGACAGCAACAGCTACAAGCTCACATAACTCAAGTCAAGGAGCAAGCAAAGTACTTGATGGAAATACTAAAACCATATGGCATACAAGATATGGAAGCAATAAAGCACAGCTTCCTCAATCAATAACTCTTTCATTTGATAGAGAATATGAAATCAGCAGATTTACATATGTTCCAAGACAAAGCGGCAGTAACGGACGTATAACTGAATACAATTTATATACAAGTATTGATGGAGAAAATTACGAATTGGTTTCTCATGGAAATTGGTCAGATAATTCAAAGACCAAGACTGTGGAATTTGAAAAAACAAATGCAAAACATATAAAACTAGAAGCCATAAAAGGTCATGGTGGTTTTGCTACTGCATCAGAACTTAAAGTATATGGACCATTCGAAGAAAAACCTATCACAATTGAGGAAAGATATGAATTAGCAGATTATATTATAGATAATCTAAAAGAACAACCAAGAGTCGCATATGATTTATTCAGATCCATACAAAATCTAGTATTGAATAAAGAAACTCCAAGAGAAAAATATCAAGAATATATGGTTAAATTGAATTCAATGCTAGAAGAAGCTTATGAAATAAACAATAAGCAAAAACAAATAGCGCAGGAAATTAAAAACGTGATGTCTGGAAATGGATTATGTCTAGCGGATTTTAATTTTAATGGCACTAACGCTGGAAAATTGGTAAGAAGTAAAACCGATACGGAATACAGTCTTGATGGTGGTGTATCCTGGAAGCCTATAACAGAAGAAAATATGAAACTCAGTGATGAAGAGATAGAATCCATAACTGCTGAGAATAATATCAGATTAAGGCTGATAGGTACAAATGAATATGTTACTATTCCTATAAAAAAAGCACCTTCTCTACCTAAAATTTATGGTAATGATGATATGAATAAGATATACGGACTAAACGATAAAGTTTATTTCAGTATTGATAATGGAGAGACTTGGACTAGATATAAAGATCAAGCTAGTCTTCCTGATTTGACAGGAGATGTGAATTTCATAGTAAAGATTCCTGGACAAGGAAAAACATTGAGAAGTGAAATAAGGACATTTAACTTTACAAGTCAAGTCAATCCACTGATAATTCTCCCATCTGATATGGAAAGTGTTAAAGTTGATGTTTCAAAAATTACTGATATCCAAAAAGCTTTTGATGGAAACATCTATTCATATTTCCACACTAACTATAGTGAAAACGGTGGAAAGATGCCACAATCAGTAACAATAGAGCTGAAAGAAGAAAGTGATATATATAAACTTGAATATGTTCCAAGACAAGATGGTAACTCTCAGGGAAGAATCACTGAATATAACATTTATGCAAGCAATGATGGTGAAAACTTTACAATTGTATCAAAAGGTAAATGGACAAGTGACAATAAAATCAAAACATCCGAGTTCAATGCTAGAGGAGCAAAATATATTAGATTCGAAGGTGTAAAGGCTGGAAGAAATTATATAGCCGCTGCTGAAATAAGACTCTATAAGACTGAATCTTTAATACCTCATGTAATCTTCAGCTTTGATGGATCTAATGCCGGAAGACTTGTGGGAGCAAATACCAACATGGAATACAGCATAGATAACGGAAGTACATGGAAAGACATAACAGAAGTCAATATGAGTTTGACACCAGAAGACTTCATAAACATCAACCCAGAAAGTATCATTGAAGTAAGATTCAAGAATACAACCGAAAGTGGTGAAATAAGCTTTACAGCTTGTGAAAAACTTCCTGATGTACAAGGAGACGATATAGAAAACACAATCACTGGTTTAGATGAAACTATGGAATACAGTTTTGACGATGGTGAAACTTGGACTACTTATAATGGAGAATTCAACTTAGGTTTAAGAGGAAATGTAAATATCTATGTAAGATATCAAGCCACAGGTACAACATTTGCTAGTGATTATGTAGCATTAGAATATACAGCAGAAGAAACTGAGATATTTGATGGAAGAGTCACTTATAAATTCATAAGTAAGGCAACAGGAAGAAGTTTAGATGTAACATATGGAAGCAAAGAAGATAATGCTAATATAAAACAATACAGATTTACAGGAAGTTCAAATCAAACTGTAAGATTAGTAAATATTACTGAAAATCAGTACAAAATAGTAATGAGAAACAGTGGTAAAGTATTGGTTCCTAAGGATTCAAGTACTGATGATGGTGCTACATTAGCTCAAACCACTTATACAGGAAACGATATACAGAAGTGGGAGATCGTTAATCTAGGAAATAACGAATATGAGATAATCAATGTAGCGACTGGACTTGCACTAACAGCGAATAGCAATAAATCTACTATCAATATAAGTAAATTCGTTCATAATAAGTATCAAGTTTGGGCTTTGAATTACCTTAATAAAGTAGTAGTACCAGAAGTAACATTCAGTTTTGATGGGGAAAATGCAGGAAAGATCATGGGAAGTACTAAATCTATGGAATATACTATAGATGGAGGTCAATCTTGGAAATCAGTTTCAAGAGACAACATTACTTTAACTAAAGAAGAATTAAGTGTAATCAAACCAGAATATGGAATAAAAATTAGGATTAGAGGTAACGCAGGTATCGCTGCAATAGAGACTAAAGATAAACCTAGTATTGCAGATGTTGAAGCTGATGACAACAAAAATATTGTAGCAGGAATAGACTCATCTATGGAATACAGCGTTAATTCCGGTAAAACTTGGACAAGATATTCAGAAAGCGATCCAGCCATATTTTTAAGTGATTTGGATGTATTAGTAAGGATTGCAGGAAATGGCGTAACTCCTCCGGGAGAAAGTCAAAAATTAAGTTTTACATCTAAAATCAGTACTCCTCTTTACAAAGAATTTGATCCAATGAATCACATAACAGTAGTGGATTCACAAGGAAATGATATCAGCAATAATATACAAGTTATAGAAAATACTGTAGATGTGAACAAAAAAGGAATGTACTCAGTTAGTTATAGAATATCAGATGGTGATAATGAAGAAACCATTGTAAAAGAAGTAGAAGTAGTAAGTGACGTGGTATATCTAAGTGATATCAAGTATAAGAGCGGAAAAGCAGGTTACAGAAGTATCTCAAAAGACACTAATATTGGTGGAGGACCAATAATTCTATATTCAAAATATGGAAAAGATACTTTCAAAAAAGGAATGGGTGCCCATGCATATTCTGAAATAGTATATGATATAGAAAACAAGGGATATACTGATTTCCGGAGTTATATAGGGCTGAATCAAAATGTGTATAGCACTAATTCAAGCGTAATATATAAAGTCTATGTTGACGGAACTCTAAAATACGATTCTGGAGTTATTGCTTCAAAAACTCCTTATAGATATGTAGATGTAGATATTAGAGATGCAAAAGAAATAAAATTAGTAGTGGATCCAAATGGAAGTAAAGGTAATGATTTTTCCATATGGGCAGATGCCAAATTCGTATCAAAAGACTCAGCACCTGTGATTGAAGTAACTAATGTAGCATATGAAAAAGATGATGAAATAGATTTTGATGAAATCATGAAAAACGTAAAAGCAACAGATATTGAAGATGGAGATTTAAGTTCAGAAGTCACATATACTACAAACTACACAAAAGGAAGTACAGGTAACTTTGATATCGTGTACAGTGTAACAGACAGTGAAGGATATGAAACAGACAAGAATGTAAAACTTATTGTAGTTAATAGTAGCATCTATGTATCAGATACTGATTGGGTATCAGCAAAATCAGGTTGGTCAAGAACTAAGAAAGACTTAACAATCAGTAGCAAACCACTTATCATATGGGATGGAGAAAAAGCCGTTACTTATGAAAAAGGTATAGGAAGCCATGCTCATTCAGAAACTGTCTACAATCTGGAAGGTAAGGATTATGGATACTTCACAAGTTATGTAGGTGCCTCAAGAGAAGGTAACTATAGAACATCTGTAGAATTCAAGGTCTATGTAGATGGAGAGCTTGCTGCTGAAACGGGAGTTATGAAAAAGGATACACCTCAACAGTTCATTAAAGTAAATATCGGCGGAGCAAAAAAACTTAAATTAGTAATAACAGACGGAGGTAATGGACAAGGAAATGATAGTGCAATATGGGCAGATTCCAAATTCCTTATAGCAGATGGAATCGTTATGGCTGTAGATACATCAATGCTTGATGAAGTCTTAGAAGAGGTTGAAAAACTAGAGGAAACTGCATATGAAAAAGATTCATGGGATAGGCTTCAAGGAAAAATAAGTTTTGCAAAATCACTTCTTCAAATAGGTGGGTTTGACCAGATTCAAGTTGATGAAGCACTAGAAGATATAAAATCTGCTATTGGGGAACTTGAAATATTTGTAGGAGAAAGTCCAGTGATTAATGCTGAAGATTTAACTTTCTATGAAGGTGAACATATAGATTTTGATGAAATACTATCTGAAGTTACAGCAACAGATAAAGAAGATGGAGACTTAAGTTCACAAGTGACATATACAACAGATTATGTGGAAGATGAACTGGGCGAATTTGAAGTCGAATATAATGTTGCAGATAGTCACGGTAACAAAACAACTAAAAAAGTTAAATTAGAAGTAAAAATAAAATTCATATATGCAACAGATATGAATTGGACTAAAGCAACTACAGCATGGAGAAGAGTTGAGAAAGATAAATCCAACTCAGGTGGTACTCTTAGACTATGGGATGGTCAAAAAGAAGTGACTTACGAAAAGGGTATAGGAACTCATGCTTATTCACAAGTAATATACAATATAGAAGGTAAAGATTTTAAATATTTTACAAGTGTTATAGGTGTCAGCCAAACAGCTAATTATAGAGGATCAGTTAGATTTGAAGTCTATCTTGATAATAAATTAGTATATACATCTGAAATCATGAAGAAAAAAACACCATGTAAATCTATTACTATTGATGTGGAAGGCGCACAAATAATTAAACTAGTCGTAGACGATGCTGGAAACGGCAAAGGAAATGACCACGCAAACTGGGCGGATGCCAAGTTTCTCACAACAGATGAAAATCTTGACACAGTAGATATTTATATTGATGAAGAAAATATACCTGAAGAAGAAACAATAACAGAAGATGAAGATTCAACAGAGGGTGAAGCAATAACAGAAGGTGAAGATTCGATAGAGGGCGAAGAAATAACTAAGGATGAAGAGTCAACAGATAGCGAAACAATGACAGAAGGTGAAGATTCAAGAGAGGGCGAAACAATAACAGAAGGTGAAGATTCAACAGACAGCGAAGCAATAAATGAAGTTGATAGTTCAACACAAGACGAAACAATAACAGTTGATAAAGATTCAACAGAAAGTGAAGCAATAAAAAATGATGAAGATTCAACAGAAAACGAAGCAATAGAAGAGGATGATAATTCAACAGAAGATGAGGCAATAATAGAGAACGGAAGTTCATCAGAAAATGAGGATAATAAAAAAGTTGAACAAATTCTTACTGAGAATGTAGAAAAAGTTAATAATAATGTCATTTCAGATTTGGAAGAACCTAAAGATGAAGACTAG